One region of Limnospira fusiformis SAG 85.79 genomic DNA includes:
- a CDS encoding EAL domain-containing protein, which translates to MSVCMGIPLDTEVNSNAEALLQAADTAMYKAKGRGKGCHQIFNREMTAATLKRLTLETDLQRAIAQQELITYYQPIVRLATEKVVGFEALVRWQHPQRGLVSPGEFIPCMEETGLVVQVGLLVLQQACEQLNKWHQQGYPFFA; encoded by the coding sequence ATGTCTGTTTGTATGGGAATTCCCCTAGATACGGAAGTAAACTCTAATGCTGAAGCCCTATTACAAGCAGCGGATACGGCAATGTACAAAGCCAAAGGGCGGGGAAAAGGTTGCCATCAAATCTTTAACCGAGAAATGACGGCGGCTACACTTAAACGGCTGACTCTGGAAACGGATTTACAAAGGGCGATCGCACAACAAGAGTTGATCACTTATTACCAACCTATTGTGAGGCTGGCTACAGAGAAGGTGGTGGGTTTTGAAGCATTAGTGCGTTGGCAACACCCCCAGCGAGGTTTAGTGTCACCGGGAGAGTTTATCCCCTGTATGGAGGAAACGGGTTTAGTGGTGCAGGTGGGTTTATTGGTGCTACAACAAGCCTGTGAACAACTAAACAAGTGGCATCAACAGGGTTATCCATTCTTTGCATGA
- a CDS encoding response regulator codes for MFSILIVDDDPDNFDVVETCLIDENYHLHYAYSGQDALSVINVIKPDLILLDVMMPVMDGIEVCRRIKAMGEWKGTPIIMVTALSSTESLAECLGAGADDFIAKPVNGLELLARIRSMLRIKQQYQLLADFNTKLELMVEERTAQLQRLIDEDTLTQLPSRAQLLHKLSDSYVDSSGENYAIAYLDCDQFKLVNGAFGYQVGNQLLRAIAERLKKHLRPGDLLCRVGEYEFCFGLKNISATGELTDWINGVMGSFIQAF; via the coding sequence ATGTTCTCAATTTTAATTGTGGATGATGATCCAGATAATTTTGATGTAGTTGAAACTTGTTTGATTGATGAAAACTATCATTTACACTATGCTTATAGTGGACAAGATGCACTTTCAGTAATTAATGTAATCAAACCGGATCTAATTTTACTGGATGTAATGATGCCAGTTATGGACGGTATTGAGGTTTGTCGCCGTATTAAAGCTATGGGTGAATGGAAAGGAACACCGATTATTATGGTGACGGCATTATCTTCTACAGAGAGTCTAGCTGAATGTCTGGGGGCGGGAGCAGATGACTTTATTGCGAAACCTGTTAATGGCTTAGAATTGCTGGCACGGATTCGCTCTATGCTCAGAATTAAGCAACAATATCAACTTTTAGCCGATTTTAACACGAAATTGGAACTGATGGTTGAAGAACGCACGGCTCAGTTACAAAGGCTAATAGATGAAGATACGCTAACGCAGCTACCAAGTCGAGCGCAGTTATTACACAAACTATCGGATAGCTACGTTGACAGCAGCGGGGAAAATTATGCGATCGCCTATCTCGACTGTGACCAATTCAAACTAGTTAATGGTGCTTTTGGTTACCAGGTGGGAAATCAACTACTGAGAGCGATCGCAGAACGTCTTAAAAAACATCTGCGCCCCGGAGATCTACTATGTAGAGTGGGAGAGTACGAGTTTTGCTTTGGGCTGAAAAACATTTCCGCAACCGGAGAATTAACAGATTGGATTAATGGAGTAATGGGGTCATTTATCCAGGCTTTTTAG
- a CDS encoding hybrid sensor histidine kinase/response regulator — MLSILVIDDEPDNFDVIETFLSNQDYQLHYAASGQEGISALKLIQPDLILLDVMMPAIDGIEVCRRIKAMPLWQSTPIIMVTALSSKESLAKCIAAGADDFIGKPVNALELRSRVHSMLRIKQQYDQISHLSNVQKNTIQVLEKTLVRLRGNLASSLSHELNTPLNGVLGMLALVMEDLKDIEDVEMSETVEMLRLAYQSACRLENLVKRFLIYLELELISSEEKEVPPGSTMLSLYFVEPICKKYAPDSQRYDDFKLDIEPATVAISERYLSIILNELIDNALKFSKPGKPISIRSQIITEGEKLGLWIHDLGRGMTEEQINQIGAFMQFERKSYEQQGLGVGLKIVDKIVELVGGTIQINSIYNQETMIYITLPIVH; from the coding sequence ATGTTATCTATTTTAGTTATTGATGATGAACCTGACAACTTTGATGTGATTGAAACCTTTTTGAGTAATCAAGACTATCAGCTACATTATGCTGCTAGTGGACAGGAGGGAATTTCCGCACTCAAATTAATCCAGCCAGATTTGATTTTGCTGGATGTGATGATGCCAGCTATTGATGGGATTGAAGTTTGTCGCCGCATTAAAGCTATGCCACTATGGCAATCTACACCTATTATTATGGTGACGGCATTATCTTCTAAAGAAAGTTTAGCTAAATGTATCGCAGCGGGAGCGGATGACTTTATCGGGAAACCCGTTAATGCTTTAGAATTACGGTCTCGTGTCCATTCAATGCTGAGAATTAAGCAACAATATGACCAAATTTCTCATTTGTCTAATGTGCAGAAGAATACAATTCAAGTACTCGAAAAAACTCTGGTCAGACTGCGGGGTAATTTAGCCTCTAGTCTCTCCCACGAACTAAATACCCCTCTAAATGGTGTTTTAGGAATGCTCGCCCTGGTGATGGAGGATCTGAAGGATATAGAAGATGTGGAGATGTCGGAAACAGTGGAGATGTTAAGGTTGGCGTATCAATCAGCCTGTCGCCTGGAAAATTTAGTCAAAAGATTCCTAATTTATTTGGAATTGGAACTGATAAGTAGCGAGGAAAAAGAAGTTCCGCCCGGGTCTACAATGTTATCTTTGTATTTTGTGGAACCTATCTGCAAAAAATATGCACCGGATAGCCAACGCTATGATGATTTTAAGTTGGATATAGAACCGGCTACCGTGGCGATATCAGAGCGGTATTTGTCGATTATTTTAAATGAGTTGATTGACAACGCTTTGAAATTCTCCAAGCCGGGGAAACCCATCTCGATTCGCTCTCAGATTATCACTGAAGGGGAAAAACTAGGGCTATGGATTCATGATTTGGGGCGTGGGATGACGGAAGAGCAAATCAATCAAATCGGTGCTTTTATGCAGTTTGAACGCAAAAGCTATGAGCAACAAGGCCTGGGTGTTGGTTTAAAAATCGTGGATAAAATTGTTGAATTGGTGGGAGGAACCATACAAATTAATAGCATATACAATCAAGAAACGATGATATATATTACTTTACCGATTGTTCATTAG
- a CDS encoding HNH endonuclease — translation MLRAWTVSRCGKANHEKLTNYFRHGTVRLSNGKERHESWLFQTKDGFQLWKHNWTPLVRHTPIRPDATPYDGNWTYWATRKGQAIDTPNRVAKLLKKQKGKCKWCGLYFAPTDIVEVDHIVPRSQGGKDEYKNLQLLHRHTRDDQTALDNARAVP, via the coding sequence ATGTTACGGGCATGGACAGTATCAAGATGCGGAAAGGCAAACCACGAAAAGCTAACAAACTATTTCAGACATGGAACGGTTAGACTTAGTAATGGGAAAGAAAGGCATGAATCTTGGTTATTCCAAACTAAAGATGGATTCCAACTATGGAAACATAACTGGACTCCATTGGTCAGACACACCCCAATACGCCCCGATGCAACACCCTACGACGGAAACTGGACTTACTGGGCAACCAGAAAAGGACAAGCAATCGACACGCCTAACAGGGTAGCAAAACTACTCAAAAAGCAAAAAGGCAAGTGTAAATGGTGTGGATTGTATTTCGCACCAACAGATATAGTTGAAGTAGACCACATTGTACCTCGAAGCCAAGGCGGAAAGGATGAATACAAAAACCTTCAACTACTACACCGCCACACCCGCGATGATCAAACGGCACTTGACAATGCCAGAGCTGTTCCTTAA